TATGGGGGTTGCGCGCGTGGAACTACACCGCTGGTGAGTCGTCGAGGGTCGTCGAGGGGCTATGGAACAGCACCCGCCTTGCGTTGCTGGTCACTGCAATGTCGGTGTTGGTTGGGCTTCCGGCATCGCGTGCTCTCGGGCAAAACGAATTCAAGGGCAAAGGCACCGTCGAATGGTTGCTGTTGATGCCCATCATCGTGCCAGCCCTAGTGGCCACAATGGGCATCCACCAGATCTTCATAAGGCTCCGGCTAACCGAGACACTGTTCGGCGTTGCACTGGTGCACCTCATTCCGGCTATCCCCTATTTCGTGCTGGTCATGGCGAGCGTTTTTGCGAACTACGGCACCGCACTCGAAGACACAGCTCGGACGCTCGGAGCGAACCGGTTTCGAGTGTTCATACACGTCACGTTCCCCGCAATCTCGTCGGGTCTCTTGGTGGCGTCGATGTTCACATTCTTCATCTCGTGGGGGCAATACGTGACAACGTTGCTCATCGGAGGCGGCACGTTCATTACGCTCCCGCTGGTGCTGTTCCCCTTCCTGAGCGGCGGCAATCACTCGACCGCTGCTGCCATCAGCCTGGTGTTTGTCGCTCCCGCTGTTCTCGTCTTGATCCTTACTTCTCGACAACTCAGTCGAGATTCCGCTCTTATGGGAGGTTTTGGAAAACTATGACAGCTGTTTCACTTCGTGGCATCTCGAAGTACTTTGGTGACCTTGCCGCCGTACGCGATCTCGATCTTGAGATAGCATCCGGGGAGATGGTGGCCTTCCTCGGTCCGTCTGGCTGCGGCAAGACGACGACCCTGCGGTTGATCACCGGCCTCATAGATCCAACGTCTGGTGACGTTCTATTTGACGGCAAGTCAATCCTCGGGGTTCCCACCGAGCGCCGGGGTGCCGTCATGGTTTTCCAGAAGCACCTGTTGTTTCCGACCATGGACGTCGCCCAAAACGTCGGGTTCGGCCTCAGGATGGCGGGCGTATCAAAGAGCGAAATGGCGGGCAGGGTGACCGAAATGCTCGAACTCGTCGAGCTCCCAGGCCTCGAACATCGAAAGGCGCACGAACTATCTGGTGGACAACAACAACGTGTCGCGCTCGCCAGGGCATTGATTGTTCGACCAAACGTGCTGCTCCTCGACGAACCGCTTGCCAATCTCGACGCAAACCTGCGTATCACGATGAGGCATCTGATCCGCTCCATCCAGCACGAACTGGGTATCACCGCCATTTTCGTGACCCACGACCAGGAAGAGGCAGTCATGCTTGCTGATCGGGTTGCGCTCATGTTTGGCGGCACACTGCAGCAGGTCGGCAAACCCGAAGGCTTCTTCCGCAGCCCTCGAACCGCTGAGATTGCACGGTTTTTCAGAAACAGCAACTTCCTCCCTGGCAATCGAATCGGGTCGACCGTGCAAACCCGGGCGGGAGACATTGAGATCGACATCTCACGAATGCCCGGTGGTGATGGCCCGGTGACACTTACGGTACGACCAGAAGAGGTCCGAATCTCGCCGGCATCGTCCGACGAGGAGAACGTGGTCGACGCGAAGGTAATCTCGCTCATTTACATGGGTTCATACACACAACTGCAGGTGACAATCGGCGGTGAACCGTGGCAGGTCAACGGCCCCGCAACGTTGCGTGCTCGAGAGGGCGACAGCATCGCACTCCAATTACCGCAAGAGCACATCTGGCTCGTTGCAGACGACGCACCCCTGTCCGCAGACGATGATCCAGCAGACGCGGCACGCGACAAGTCGGCAGTGGCATGACAACTGTGGAAACAACCACTCCCAGAGCGCACGGGTGCCTGTCCGTTGGCAAACGTCGAGGCCTGCAAACGCTGTCCACGAAGGAACGCGTCTTTGCGGTACTCGCAGTTGATCACATTTCCGCTTTGTCTTCCGTGGTAAGACCTGAAGACCCGTCATCGTTGACATCTGCGGAGCTTGTCTCGCTCAAACTCCGCCTCATCGAAGAGATTGCCGCGCCCGCGTCTGGCGTTCTTATCGACGCTGCACTAGGCCTCGAGCCTCTCGTTGAGCAGAATGTGCTACCGGGAGCGACAGGCCTCATGGTCGGTCTCGAAGATGCCGGGTACGCCTCGAGCGAGTCGTCGCCTCGCCTCTTTGAAGGTTGGGACGTCGCCCGCGCTGCCGCGTCGGGGGCGACAGCAGTGAAATGCTCATTCGTGTACGACCCGTTTGCGCCTACCAACGAGGCACACGAGTTCGTGTCGGACCTCGTAGCAGCGTGCGAAACGTTCGGTCTGCCGTTGTTCGCTGAGCCACTCACGCCACAGTCTCAGTTGTCGAACCGACGGTCCGTCGTGATCGAGACGGCAAAGAGGATCGGGGCCCTCAATGTGGACATCCTCAAACTCGAAGCCCCTCTCGACGACCACGCAGACGAAGCCGAGCTGGTCGAGGCCTGTCATGAACTCACGCAGGCCAGTCCGGTGCCATGGACATTGCTCTCGGGTGGCGCTGACTTCGATACCTTTGCACATCGACTTGAGATTGCGTGTAGGGCCGGTGCCTCGGGGTATGTTGCCGGGAGGACGGTGTGGAAGGATTTCGTCGTCCGAATCCATTCGAACACTCAAAGCGCGACGCTTGACGCCAACCGCAGGCTGCAACACCTCACTGATATCGCGGTGGCGTTCGGCAGACCGTGGTCCGATTGTTATGGACAATCCGATAGCGAATGCACATGCGCTGCTCATGGGCGTCACCGAGCAACCGAATGACCACGACCGGCGTCGCACAAATCTCCGAGTCCCACCGCACACGCCTCCTCTTGCCTCCGACCGGTCGTGTCCGTGTGGTGATCGACACAGATACGGCCAACGAGATCGACGACCAGTTTGCGCTGACCTGGGCGTTGCAGTCGCCTGATCGGCTCGACATCGAAGCAGTCCTCGCTGCGCCGTACTCGTTCGAGCATCTTCGCGCCGGTTTACTCGAAGCTGCTGAACAGCTTGAGAAACACGACAACCCATCGATTGACAGCGGCTTGGTCGACCGGTTCTCGAGTTGGGCCATTCGACTTCGCGACGCCGGTGTAGCTGCCGACGAAATCGAGTTTGTAGGGCCGGCTGAGGGGATGGAGCGAAGTTTCCAAGAAATCGTCCGTATCTTCGATCTTGTCGGTGTCGAATCAGACGGCCGGGTGTTCCAAGGTTCACCGGGTTACTTGCCGGGACCCAATCGGCCTGTCGACAGCGCTGCTGCTCGCCGACTCATCGAGCTGGCATTGGCCGGCAGTGATGACCCGTTGTACGTCGTAGCGATCGGATGTGTCACCAATGTCGCGTCAGCAATAATGCTCGAACCAGCGATTCTTGATCGCATCGTCGTTCTCTGGACGGCCGGCTATCCAACATTTTCGTCTCGATCGAACGGTGACTCGCTCAACCTGGTGCAAGACGTCGCCGCTGCAAGGTACCTCTTCGAATGCGGTGTTCCATTGGTGTATTTGCCCGGGTACTACGTGGGTGCACAGCTCAGGGTTTCGCTACCCGAGATCGAGCGGTGGGTGCGCGGCCGCGGGAGGTCGGGCGACTACCTGCACCACCTGTACACCAACAATCCTCTGCATGCGCAGCGCGCGATCCCAGATCACTTCGGACGGTCATGGGTGATGTGGGACATGATCAACAT
This sequence is a window from Acidobacteriota bacterium. Protein-coding genes within it:
- a CDS encoding ABC transporter ATP-binding protein; amino-acid sequence: MTAVSLRGISKYFGDLAAVRDLDLEIASGEMVAFLGPSGCGKTTTLRLITGLIDPTSGDVLFDGKSILGVPTERRGAVMVFQKHLLFPTMDVAQNVGFGLRMAGVSKSEMAGRVTEMLELVELPGLEHRKAHELSGGQQQRVALARALIVRPNVLLLDEPLANLDANLRITMRHLIRSIQHELGITAIFVTHDQEEAVMLADRVALMFGGTLQQVGKPEGFFRSPRTAEIARFFRNSNFLPGNRIGSTVQTRAGDIEIDISRMPGGDGPVTLTVRPEEVRISPASSDEENVVDAKVISLIYMGSYTQLQVTIGGEPWQVNGPATLRAREGDSIALQLPQEHIWLVADDAPLSADDDPADAARDKSAVA
- a CDS encoding ABC transporter permease subunit, with the protein product WGLRAWNYTAGESSRVVEGLWNSTRLALLVTAMSVLVGLPASRALGQNEFKGKGTVEWLLLMPIIVPALVATMGIHQIFIRLRLTETLFGVALVHLIPAIPYFVLVMASVFANYGTALEDTARTLGANRFRVFIHVTFPAISSGLLVASMFTFFISWGQYVTTLLIGGGTFITLPLVLFPFLSGGNHSTAAAISLVFVAPAVLVLILTSRQLSRDSALMGGFGKL
- a CDS encoding nucleoside hydrolase; the protein is MTTTGVAQISESHRTRLLLPPTGRVRVVIDTDTANEIDDQFALTWALQSPDRLDIEAVLAAPYSFEHLRAGLLEAAEQLEKHDNPSIDSGLVDRFSSWAIRLRDAGVAADEIEFVGPAEGMERSFQEIVRIFDLVGVESDGRVFQGSPGYLPGPNRPVDSAAARRLIELALAGSDDPLYVVAIGCVTNVASAIMLEPAILDRIVVLWTAGYPTFSSRSNGDSLNLVQDVAAARYLFECGVPLVYLPGYYVGAQLRVSLPEIERWVRGRGRSGDYLHHLYTNNPLHAQRAIPDHFGRSWVMWDMINIAWLIEPSWVPTDLVPTPTLDGELHWTPQTGEPHHMREAHDVDRDAIFRDFFEKLDKAAK